Below is a genomic region from Isosphaeraceae bacterium EP7.
CCCGACTCGACCCAACAAAAAGGGCAAGGATGATGGTTCTCGCAAGAATGCCGATCGCGGCCGCGGCGCTCCTCCTGGCGGCGATGGCGGGAACCCCTGCGAGGGGGGAGTCTTTCAGTGGCACGATCGAAGGCCAGGTCAGCATCGACGTAAGCTATGCGGGATCAGTCGAGATCGACCCCTCCGAATATCAGTCTTATAGCTATGTCGGCAAAGGTTCCCTCTCTTTCAGCTTCGAACTTCAGCTCCCCGTCAACCCGGACTTCGGATCGTTCGCCTATAACTTTAGCTTCTCCATTGCTGAAGTTGGCTTAAGTCCCACGCCAGACGCCTTGATCCTCGCCTACGATGGTTCCGCCTATGGTTCCGTCGGGAATTACGTGGGAGGGTCGTCGAATTTCGAGTCCAAGGGTTTCCATCAAGACTACTCCGTCTCACTGGCGGATAAGTCGGGCCTGTTCTTCGGGACCGGCTCCACGGTGCCTGGGATGACAGCCTCCGCATCGGCGTATGTGTCGAATGACGTTGGACCCATATCAGGGACGATCATCCGTCAGATTCGGGCCTCGTTCACGGGCAGCGTCGCGCCTGCTCCCGTGCCGGTTCCCGAGCCCTCGGGACTCGTGCTGATGGGGATCGCTGGGCTCTGCGGCCTGGTCGCCACGGCGAAGCATCACCGGCGGGCTTTGGCCTGAGCATGGCCGGGCCAAGCCAGGTCGTCGGCGCGGCCCCGACATCGGCTCGCGAGTCTCCTGGCCGCGACTCCGGGATTCCACCGTCGGGACCATGGCGGCCGGGCGATACGGCTCGGGGCGTCTTCGCCCACGGGGCACGCCCTCATCCGGGACATTCTTGATCTGTGCGGGGTTCCGGAAGGCCCAGTCAACGCGAAAAGGGCGGAGGCGCGGTTGTGTCGCGCCTCCGCCCTTCGATGCGATGATCGTCGATCCGACTCGGTTCGAGATCAATTCTGGCTGGAAGGGGCGACCTGGCTGGAGGGGGCGACGGCCGGGGCGGCGGCGTAGGTGGCGGGGACCATGACGCAGGTGTTGACGGCCACCTGGCGGCTAACCTGGCGGGCGACGCAGCGGGTGGTCGTCACGGGGACCTGCTCGGGGACGCAGACGGGAACCTGGCGGGTGATCGTCTCGGTGACCGGGCGGCAGCGGGTGACGTAGCGGGTCACCTGGTACTGCTCGGGGACGCAGACGGGAACCTGGCGGGTGATCGTCTCGGTGACGTAGCGGGTCTGGGTCGTCTGCACCTGGTCGGTGCGCTGCTCGGGCACGAAGGTGGTGCGGGAGACCTGGACCGTCTCGGAGACCTGGCGGGGGACCTGGCGGGTGACGGGGACCTCGATCTCACGGGTCAGGGTGCGGCAGACCTGGCGGGGGACGGTCACCGAGACGTAGTCGACCTTGCACTCGGGGACCTGGACGGTCGTCTGGACGGGGACCATCTCGGTACGGCACTTGTTGACGTACTGGGTCTCGTTGACCGTCGTGCAGACGGGGTTAGAGACGAAGACGGTCTGGCTCTGGTAGCCCACCACCGCGCAGGTGACGCAGGTCTTGCTCGCGTGGCCGTGGCCGCACTTCGCCGGGGCGGCCGCCGCCACCTGGCCGTAGATCGGCACGTTCTGGGTCTGGTAGCCGCCGCGCTCTTCCACCACCCGGCGGGCGATATTCACGGGCACCTGCTCGTTGACGGTCCGCGGTACGTACGAGGTGCGGACCTGGTTGGTCATCACGGTCGAGTACCGCGGCTGCTGCACCGTGTCATTGACGGTTTCCGTCACGGTGTACGGCTGCTGCACCTTCTGGGTGGTGTTCTGGGTCTCGTAGACCGTGCGCACGACCTGCTGCGGCACCTGCTCGGTGCGGGGGACGTTCACGGTGTAGGTCCGGGGGACCGTGACCGTCTCGCAGATGGGCCGCTGGACGGGGATCTGCTCGGTCTTGTACTCGGTCCGGTAGCGGGTCAGGGTCTGGGTGACCGGGACCTGCTCGGG
It encodes:
- a CDS encoding PEP-CTERM sorting domain-containing protein; amino-acid sequence: MVLARMPIAAAALLLAAMAGTPARGESFSGTIEGQVSIDVSYAGSVEIDPSEYQSYSYVGKGSLSFSFELQLPVNPDFGSFAYNFSFSIAEVGLSPTPDALILAYDGSAYGSVGNYVGGSSNFESKGFHQDYSVSLADKSGLFFGTGSTVPGMTASASAYVSNDVGPISGTIIRQIRASFTGSVAPAPVPVPEPSGLVLMGIAGLCGLVATAKHHRRALA